One genomic region from Amycolatopsis sp. FBCC-B4732 encodes:
- a CDS encoding AraC family transcriptional regulator has protein sequence MLTEMRDLVAAHAHADLRTPVPGLLLSKVDTSEPHHSLAEPLFVIMAQGGKRLLLGDRVHEYRAGQYLLVSTELPVTGHFVGATPRTPALGLGLTLRPAAIAPLLLESPPGRWSRTPPPSPIATGDATPELLDAALRLLRLLDHPADAPVLAPLIEREVLWRLLTGPHGGLVRQIGLADSGLSHVSRAIRWIRSNYAEPMRIEELARLSDLSASAFHRHFRAVTAMSPLQFQKRIRLQEARSLLLADAGDVAGVGHLVGYDSPSQFNREYRRLFGAPPGQDAARLREAAAPAGPQLP, from the coding sequence GTGCTCACCGAGATGCGGGACCTCGTCGCCGCCCACGCGCACGCCGACCTGCGCACGCCGGTCCCCGGCCTACTTCTGTCCAAAGTGGACACAAGCGAGCCGCACCACTCGCTGGCCGAGCCGCTGTTCGTCATCATGGCCCAAGGCGGCAAGCGGCTGCTGCTCGGCGACCGCGTCCACGAGTACCGTGCCGGGCAGTACCTGCTGGTCAGCACCGAACTGCCGGTCACGGGACACTTCGTCGGCGCGACCCCGCGAACACCGGCGCTCGGCCTCGGCCTGACGCTGCGCCCGGCGGCGATCGCCCCGCTGCTGCTGGAGTCCCCGCCCGGGCGCTGGTCCCGCACCCCACCGCCATCCCCGATCGCGACCGGTGACGCGACCCCGGAACTCCTCGACGCGGCGCTGCGGCTGCTGCGCCTGCTCGACCACCCGGCCGACGCCCCGGTGCTGGCCCCGCTGATCGAGCGCGAGGTCCTCTGGCGCCTGCTGACCGGCCCGCACGGCGGCCTGGTGCGCCAGATCGGCCTGGCGGACAGCGGCCTGTCGCACGTCAGCCGGGCGATCCGCTGGATCAGGTCCAATTACGCCGAGCCGATGCGGATCGAGGAACTCGCGCGCCTGAGCGACCTGAGCGCCTCGGCGTTCCACCGCCACTTCCGCGCGGTGACGGCGATGAGCCCGCTGCAGTTCCAGAAGCGCATCCGTCTCCAGGAGGCCCGTTCCCTGCTGCTGGCGGACGCGGGCGACGTCGCGGGCGTCGGGCACCTCGTGGGGTACGACAGCCCGTCGCAGTTCAACCGCGAGTACCGCCGCCTGTTCGGCGCCCCACCCGGCCAGGACGCGGCCCGGCTGCGGGAGGCCGCCGCGCCCGCGGGGCCGCAGCTGCCTTGA
- the rdgB gene encoding RdgB/HAM1 family non-canonical purine NTP pyrophosphatase, with translation MTKLLLATRNAKKLGELRRILEAEGISGIEVLGLADVPSFPEAPETAPDFEGNAVAKARDAVAATGLPAIADDSGIAVDALNGMPGVLSARWSGKHGDDEANLDLVLGQLGDVPDERRGAQFVCAAVLVLPSGEETVVRGEWRGSLVRARRGTNGFGYDPIFRPDGESRTSAEMEPAEKDALSHRGRALRALLPALRELAEA, from the coding sequence GTGACGAAGCTGCTTCTGGCCACGCGGAACGCCAAGAAGCTCGGGGAGCTTCGGCGGATCCTCGAGGCCGAGGGGATTTCGGGGATCGAGGTGCTCGGTCTCGCCGATGTGCCCTCGTTCCCGGAGGCGCCGGAGACTGCTCCGGACTTCGAGGGCAATGCTGTCGCGAAGGCCCGTGATGCCGTTGCGGCTACTGGGTTGCCGGCCATTGCGGACGACTCGGGGATCGCTGTCGATGCTTTGAACGGAATGCCTGGGGTGCTTTCGGCCCGCTGGTCGGGTAAGCACGGCGACGACGAGGCGAACCTGGATCTGGTGCTGGGGCAGCTCGGGGATGTGCCGGATGAGCGTCGTGGGGCGCAGTTCGTTTGTGCTGCGGTGCTGGTGCTGCCTTCGGGCGAGGAGACGGTCGTCCGCGGGGAGTGGCGTGGGTCGCTCGTGCGCGCGCGGCGGGGGACGAACGGGTTCGGGTACGACCCGATCTTCCGGCCGGACGGCGAAAGCCGGACGTCGGCGGAGATGGAGCCGGCGGAGAAGGACGCGTTGTCGCACCGGGGCAGGGCCCTGCGAGCCCTGCTCCCGGCGCTGCGGGAGCTCGCGGAAGCCTGA
- the bcp gene encoding thioredoxin-dependent thiol peroxidase — protein sequence MTERLSPGDEAPDFTLPDSEGKDVSLHDFRGQSVVVYFYPAASTPGCTKQACDFRDNLAELNDAGYRVIGISPDTQAKLAKFAENEKLTFPILGDPEKSVIEAWAAYGEKKNYGKTYLGVIRSTFVVDPEGKIAHAWYNVRASGHVAKLIRDLGLAA from the coding sequence ATGACCGAGCGTCTTTCCCCGGGTGACGAAGCCCCGGACTTCACCCTGCCCGACAGCGAGGGCAAGGACGTGTCCCTGCACGACTTCCGCGGCCAGTCCGTGGTGGTCTACTTCTACCCGGCGGCGAGCACCCCGGGCTGCACGAAGCAGGCCTGCGACTTCCGCGACAACCTGGCCGAGCTGAACGACGCCGGCTACCGCGTCATCGGCATTTCCCCGGACACGCAGGCGAAGCTGGCGAAGTTCGCGGAGAACGAGAAGCTGACGTTCCCGATCCTGGGCGACCCGGAGAAGTCGGTCATCGAGGCGTGGGCCGCGTACGGCGAGAAGAAGAACTACGGGAAGACGTACCTGGGCGTGATCCGCTCGACGTTCGTGGTCGACCCGGAGGGCAAGATCGCGCACGCCTGGTACAACGTCCGGGCGAGCGGCCACGTGGCGAAGCTGATCCGCGACCTCGGCCTCGCCGCCTGA
- a CDS encoding helix-turn-helix domain-containing protein — MHAVALAATDGMLSFELTIATEVFGENPRYDFAVCGNEPVRVGRFLLEPDDGLDRLARADTVLVPGWADVDAAPPAGLIDAVRAAHARGARVASLCTGAFVLAAAGLLDGLRATTHWAHTDVLAARYPGVTVDPDVLYVDNGQVLTSAGKAAAMDLCLHLVRADHGPSVANAVARRLVVPPHRAGGQAQFVAAPVPTRDDHPLSALLPWITARLDRPLTVEDLARQANMSSRHLGRHFRAATGTTPLQWLLTQRIRRAQELLENTDNGVESIAEAVGMGTATTLRRHFNRAVGVPPDTYRRTFRG; from the coding sequence GTGCACGCTGTCGCGCTCGCCGCCACCGACGGGATGCTCTCGTTCGAGCTGACGATCGCCACCGAGGTGTTCGGCGAGAACCCCCGCTACGACTTCGCGGTGTGCGGCAACGAGCCCGTGCGGGTCGGCCGCTTCCTGCTCGAACCCGACGACGGCCTGGACCGGCTGGCGCGGGCGGACACGGTGCTCGTGCCGGGGTGGGCCGACGTCGACGCGGCCCCGCCCGCCGGCCTGATCGACGCGGTGCGCGCGGCCCACGCGCGGGGTGCACGGGTGGCGTCGCTCTGCACGGGCGCGTTCGTGCTGGCCGCCGCCGGCCTGCTCGACGGGCTGCGCGCGACCACGCACTGGGCGCACACCGACGTCCTCGCGGCCCGCTACCCGGGGGTGACGGTGGACCCGGACGTGCTCTACGTCGACAACGGCCAGGTGCTGACGTCCGCCGGCAAGGCCGCGGCGATGGACCTGTGCCTGCACCTGGTGCGCGCCGACCACGGCCCGTCGGTCGCGAACGCGGTCGCCCGCCGCCTGGTCGTGCCACCGCACCGCGCGGGCGGCCAGGCCCAGTTCGTCGCGGCCCCGGTCCCCACGCGCGACGACCACCCGCTCTCGGCGCTGCTCCCGTGGATCACCGCCCGCCTCGACCGGCCGCTGACCGTCGAGGACCTGGCCCGCCAGGCCAACATGAGCTCCCGCCACCTGGGCCGCCACTTCCGCGCGGCGACCGGCACGACGCCGTTGCAGTGGCTGCTCACCCAGCGCATCCGCCGCGCACAGGAGCTGCTGGAGAACACCGACAACGGCGTCGAGTCCATCGCGGAGGCGGTCGGCATGGGCACGGCGACGACGTTGCGCCGCCACTTCAACCGCGCGGTCGGCGTACCCCCGGACACCTACCGCCGCACTTTCCGCGGTTAG
- the rph gene encoding ribonuclease PH → MARKDGRNDDQLRDIKITRGFQQWPAGSVLIEFGNTRVLCAASVTEGVPRWRAGSGLGWVTAEYAMLPSATNTRGDRESVKGRIGGRTHEISRLIGRSLRACIDLAALGENTIVIDCDVIQADGGTRTAAVTGGYVALADAITWLGAANRLNDPQPLSSSVAAVSVGVVDGRVRLDLPYEEDSRAEVDMNVVATDAGTLIEVQGTGEGATFARSTLDKMLDIALAGCEELTRLQNEALALPYPGELPEPRPDKKKGSK, encoded by the coding sequence GTGGCTCGAAAAGATGGCAGGAACGACGACCAGCTCCGTGACATCAAGATCACCCGGGGGTTCCAGCAGTGGCCGGCGGGTTCGGTCCTGATCGAATTCGGCAACACGCGGGTGTTGTGCGCGGCGAGCGTCACCGAAGGCGTCCCGCGCTGGCGCGCCGGCTCCGGCCTCGGCTGGGTGACGGCCGAATACGCGATGCTGCCGTCCGCGACCAACACCCGCGGTGACCGCGAGTCGGTGAAGGGCCGCATCGGCGGGCGCACGCACGAGATTTCGCGGCTGATCGGCCGTTCCCTGCGCGCCTGCATCGACCTGGCGGCGCTGGGCGAGAACACGATCGTCATCGACTGCGACGTCATCCAGGCCGACGGCGGCACCCGCACGGCCGCGGTGACGGGCGGGTACGTGGCCTTGGCGGACGCGATCACGTGGCTGGGCGCGGCGAACCGCCTGAACGACCCGCAACCGCTGTCGTCCTCGGTGGCGGCGGTGAGCGTCGGCGTGGTGGACGGCCGCGTGCGGCTCGACCTGCCGTACGAGGAGGACTCGCGCGCCGAGGTCGACATGAACGTGGTGGCGACGGACGCCGGGACGTTGATCGAGGTCCAGGGGACGGGTGAGGGGGCCACCTTCGCCCGGTCCACTTTGGACAAGATGCTGGACATCGCGCTGGCGGGGTGCGAAGAGCTGACCCGGTTGCAGAACGAGGCTTTGGCGCTGCCGTACCCGGGTGAGCTGCCGGAGCCGCGTCCGGACAAGAAGAAGGGGTCGAAGTGA
- a CDS encoding aldo/keto reductase, whose product MPLDHYVTLGRSGLRVSPFALGAMTFGEDPGGAGCGVEESEKILATYLDHGGNFVDTRELFSTNGHSEKILGDFFAAHPGRRERVVLASKFFGNMFPGDPNGGGAGRGSITAQLDESLRRLRTDHLDLYWLHNWDRHTPVEETMRTLDDLVRAGKIRYVGFSNTPAWVTAQAQTRALLRGWTPLIALQVEYSLLARTVEGELAPFALDQGLALTPWSPLKNGFLSGKYRRGTDVTDSARAAFVGGPSEAEFAVIDAVAGIADELGTTSAAVSLAWLLARPGTVVPIVGARRREHLTGNLAALDVTLSPAQLATLDEVSAPTLDYPAPMHGAQRAMLQFAGTTVDGEPSTVYPPLLQSDVRY is encoded by the coding sequence GTGCCACTCGACCACTACGTCACCCTCGGCCGGTCCGGCCTCCGCGTCAGCCCCTTCGCCCTGGGCGCCATGACCTTCGGCGAAGACCCCGGTGGCGCCGGCTGCGGCGTCGAGGAGTCCGAAAAGATCCTTGCGACCTACCTCGACCACGGCGGCAATTTCGTCGACACGAGGGAACTTTTCTCCACCAACGGCCACTCCGAAAAGATCCTCGGCGACTTCTTCGCCGCGCACCCCGGCCGCCGCGAGCGCGTCGTGCTGGCGTCGAAGTTCTTCGGCAACATGTTCCCCGGCGACCCCAACGGCGGCGGCGCCGGCCGCGGGTCGATCACCGCCCAGCTCGACGAGTCGCTCCGGCGGCTGCGGACCGACCACCTCGACCTCTACTGGCTGCACAACTGGGACCGCCACACACCGGTCGAGGAGACCATGCGGACCCTCGACGACCTCGTGCGCGCGGGCAAGATCCGGTACGTCGGCTTCTCCAACACCCCGGCGTGGGTGACCGCGCAGGCCCAGACGAGGGCGCTGCTGCGGGGCTGGACGCCGCTGATCGCGCTGCAGGTCGAGTACTCGCTGCTGGCGCGGACCGTCGAAGGCGAACTCGCGCCGTTCGCGCTCGACCAGGGCCTCGCGCTGACGCCGTGGAGCCCGCTGAAGAACGGCTTCCTGTCGGGCAAGTACCGGCGCGGCACCGACGTCACCGACTCGGCCCGCGCGGCCTTCGTCGGCGGCCCGTCCGAAGCGGAGTTCGCCGTGATCGACGCCGTCGCCGGGATCGCGGACGAACTCGGGACGACGTCGGCGGCGGTGTCACTGGCGTGGCTGCTGGCCCGGCCCGGCACGGTGGTCCCGATCGTCGGCGCGCGGCGGCGGGAGCACCTGACCGGCAACCTCGCGGCGCTGGACGTCACGCTGTCGCCGGCTCAGCTCGCGACGCTGGACGAGGTCTCGGCGCCCACTTTGGACTACCCGGCCCCGATGCACGGCGCCCAGCGGGCGATGCTGCAGTTCGCGGGCACGACGGTCGACGGCGAACCGTCCACTGTGTACCCGCCGTTGCTGCAGAGCGACGTGCGCTACTGA
- the murI gene encoding glutamate racemase: MTSPPADAPIGVFDSGVGGLTVARAILEQLPAEQLRYVGDTAHNPYGPLPIATARSYALAALDELVESGVKALVIACNTASAACLRDARERYDVPVIEVVLPAARRAVVATHTGRVGVIGTEGTVRSRAYEDAFAAAPAITLTSVACPRFVDFVERGITSGRQVLGLAQGYLQPLLDAQVDTLVLGCTHYPLLQGVLQIVMGQEVTLVSSAEETAKDLVRVLTELDLLTTRDTPPRHEFVATGSAEPFARLAQRFMGFAPGVLAPTTA; encoded by the coding sequence GTGACGTCTCCGCCCGCTGATGCCCCGATCGGCGTGTTCGATTCCGGCGTCGGCGGGCTGACGGTCGCGCGGGCGATCCTCGAGCAGCTCCCCGCCGAGCAGCTCCGCTACGTCGGCGACACGGCGCACAACCCCTACGGCCCGCTCCCGATCGCCACCGCGCGCAGCTACGCGCTCGCGGCGCTCGACGAACTCGTCGAGAGCGGCGTGAAGGCGCTGGTGATCGCCTGCAACACGGCGTCCGCGGCCTGCCTGCGCGACGCCCGTGAGCGCTACGACGTCCCCGTGATCGAGGTCGTGCTGCCCGCCGCGCGCCGTGCTGTGGTCGCGACGCACACCGGCCGCGTCGGCGTCATCGGCACCGAGGGCACCGTGCGGTCGCGGGCCTACGAAGACGCGTTCGCCGCGGCGCCCGCCATCACGCTCACCAGCGTCGCCTGCCCGCGGTTCGTGGACTTCGTCGAGCGCGGCATCACTTCCGGCCGCCAGGTGCTCGGGCTCGCGCAGGGCTACCTGCAGCCGCTGCTCGACGCCCAGGTCGACACGCTCGTGCTCGGCTGCACGCACTACCCGCTGCTGCAGGGCGTGCTGCAGATCGTGATGGGCCAGGAGGTGACGCTGGTTTCGAGTGCCGAGGAGACCGCGAAGGACCTCGTCCGCGTGCTCACCGAACTCGACCTGCTGACCACGCGCGACACCCCGCCGCGGCACGAGTTCGTGGCCACCGGCTCGGCCGAGCCGTTCGCCCGGCTCGCCCAGCGGTTCATGGGCTTCGCGCCGGGTGTCCTCGCTCCCACCACCGCGTGA
- a CDS encoding MBL fold metallo-hydrolase — protein MRLTILGCSGSIPGPNAAASGYLLEAEGFLLGLELGNGTLAQLQAVADPFDLDALVLTHLHPDHCADVSALTVLRRYHPAPPYPARPRLLPLYAPHDAPTRLANAYAPNETERASTDLSDVYAFRPLRPEPFRIGPFDVVAVEVDHPTPAYGLRISYGGRILAFTGDTGPCAALNELADGVDLLLAEASWTDSAERPAGVHLSGKQAGELARDAGVGRLLLTHIAPWTDAGAVLAEASAEFAGAEVVKQGAVYDV, from the coding sequence GTGCGACTGACCATCCTCGGGTGCTCCGGCAGCATCCCCGGGCCGAACGCGGCCGCGTCCGGTTACCTGCTCGAAGCCGAGGGCTTCCTGCTCGGCCTCGAACTCGGCAACGGCACGCTGGCGCAGCTGCAGGCCGTGGCCGACCCGTTCGACCTGGACGCCCTGGTGCTCACGCACCTGCACCCCGACCACTGCGCCGACGTCAGCGCGCTCACCGTCCTGCGGCGCTACCACCCGGCGCCGCCGTACCCCGCCCGGCCGCGCCTGCTGCCGCTGTACGCGCCGCACGACGCTCCGACGCGGCTGGCGAACGCCTACGCGCCCAACGAGACCGAGCGGGCCAGCACGGACCTGTCGGACGTCTACGCGTTCCGCCCGCTGCGGCCGGAGCCGTTCCGGATCGGCCCGTTCGACGTCGTCGCGGTCGAGGTCGACCACCCGACCCCGGCGTACGGCCTGCGCATTTCCTACGGCGGCCGGATCCTGGCGTTCACCGGCGACACCGGCCCGTGCGCGGCGCTGAACGAGCTCGCCGACGGCGTCGACCTGCTGCTCGCGGAGGCGTCCTGGACGGATTCCGCGGAGCGGCCCGCGGGCGTGCACCTGTCCGGCAAGCAGGCCGGCGAGCTGGCGCGCGACGCCGGCGTCGGCAGGCTGCTGCTGACGCACATCGCGCCGTGGACCGACGCGGGCGCGGTTCTCGCGGAGGCGTCGGCCGAGTTCGCCGGGGCCGAGGTCGTCAAGCAGGGTGCCGTCTACGACGTGTGA